One genomic region from Planifilum fimeticola encodes:
- a CDS encoding ABC transporter permease has translation MELIEFVQSHWGQIAELAWEHVQLVGMSVGVAILTGVPFGIYISQRESLAKLVLAVAGMIMTIPSIALFGIMIPIFSVINQGIGFVPAFTALVLYSQLPIIRNTYVAVKSVDPDIRDAAIGMGMTPLQRLRQVEIPIALPVIMAGVRTAVILTIGIAAIAAYIGAGGLGEYISRGISTSYTTMVQAGAIAVSILALAADYLLGRFQRWISPKSPMSNQ, from the coding sequence ATGGAGCTGATCGAATTTGTACAGTCCCATTGGGGCCAGATTGCGGAATTGGCGTGGGAACACGTCCAGCTGGTGGGGATGTCCGTGGGCGTGGCGATCCTGACCGGCGTTCCCTTCGGGATTTACATCAGCCAGCGGGAATCCCTGGCGAAACTGGTGCTGGCCGTGGCCGGCATGATCATGACCATCCCGAGCATCGCCCTGTTCGGGATCATGATCCCGATTTTCTCCGTCATCAACCAGGGAATCGGCTTTGTTCCGGCCTTCACGGCGTTGGTCTTATACTCCCAGTTGCCCATCATCCGGAACACGTATGTGGCCGTGAAAAGCGTGGATCCCGATATCCGGGATGCGGCGATCGGGATGGGGATGACCCCTCTTCAGCGGCTGCGTCAAGTGGAGATCCCCATCGCCCTTCCCGTGATCATGGCCGGAGTGCGGACCGCCGTCATTCTGACGATCGGCATCGCCGCGATCGCCGCCTACATCGGTGCCGGCGGCCTGGGGGAATACATCTCCCGCGGCATTTCAACCAGTTATACCACCATGGTTCAGGCGGGGGCGATCGCCGTGTCGATTCTGGCGCTGGCCGCGGACTATTTGCTGGGCAGGTTTCAGAGATGGATTTCTCCGAAAAGTCCGATGTCGAACCAATGA
- a CDS encoding ABC transporter ATP-binding protein — protein sequence MIELQDVTKVYRSEEGEVTAVDGVSMSVGEGEICILLGPSGCGKTTLLRMINRMIEPTRGTIRVNGQDIQQMDPYELRRSIGYVIQQTGLFPNMTVEQNVTVVPRLLGWDRVKIRNRYNELMDMMGLNPDEYRDRYPWELSGGQQQRIGVARALAADPPVMLMDEPFAALDPVIREHLQNELLRIQRTVRKTILFVSHQIDEAIRLGDTIAVFQSGKLMQHGTPDELLSRPANDFVSRFVGSDRHLRRLGLFRVRDLLDRKEKKGAKNAGQIDQRHSVRLDTTLREALSLLLASPAGSLAVLDDEGQRVVGRITWSDFEKLGEIRPSDPESLAQ from the coding sequence ATGATTGAATTGCAGGATGTGACCAAGGTGTACCGGAGCGAGGAGGGGGAGGTGACGGCGGTGGACGGCGTCAGCATGTCGGTCGGGGAAGGGGAGATCTGCATTCTGCTCGGCCCCTCCGGATGCGGGAAGACGACGCTCCTCCGCATGATCAACCGGATGATCGAACCGACCCGGGGAACGATTCGGGTCAACGGGCAGGACATCCAACAGATGGATCCCTATGAACTGCGCCGTTCCATCGGGTATGTGATCCAGCAGACCGGCCTGTTTCCCAATATGACCGTCGAGCAAAACGTCACCGTCGTCCCCCGGCTGTTGGGATGGGACCGGGTGAAGATCAGGAACCGCTACAACGAATTGATGGACATGATGGGATTAAACCCCGATGAGTACCGGGACCGGTATCCCTGGGAATTGTCGGGGGGCCAGCAGCAGCGCATCGGCGTGGCGAGAGCCCTGGCGGCGGATCCTCCCGTGATGCTGATGGATGAGCCCTTCGCCGCGCTGGATCCGGTCATCCGGGAGCATTTGCAGAATGAGCTTTTGCGCATTCAGCGCACCGTCAGGAAGACGATCCTGTTCGTCAGCCACCAGATCGATGAAGCGATTCGCCTCGGCGACACCATCGCCGTTTTCCAATCCGGGAAACTGATGCAGCACGGCACTCCCGACGAGCTCCTCTCCCGGCCGGCCAACGACTTTGTCAGCCGGTTTGTGGGCAGCGACCGGCATCTGAGGCGCCTCGGCCTCTTCCGCGTGAGGGACCTCTTGGACAGGAAGGAGAAGAAGGGCGCCAAAAACGCCGGCCAGATCGATCAGCGGCATTCGGTCCGGCTTGATACCACCCTGAGGGAGGCGCTGTCCCTGTTGCTCGCTTCCCCCGCGGGTTCACTGGCGGTGCTGGATGACGAGGGACAGCGGGTCGTCGGCAGGATCACCTGGAGCGACTTCGAA